A genomic segment from Sciurus carolinensis chromosome 1, mSciCar1.2, whole genome shotgun sequence encodes:
- the Pycr3 gene encoding pyrroline-5-carboxylate reductase 3 isoform X3 — translation MEAAAGPSRLRVGFVGAGRMAEAIAQGLIRAGKVEAKQVLASAPTDRNLCHFRALGCQTTHSNQEVLQSCSLVIFATKPQVLPAVLKEVAPVVTAEHVLVSVAAGVSLSTLEELLPPNTRVLRVSPNLPCIVQEGAMVMARGRHAGSNEAKLLQNLLEACGQCEEVPEAYVDIHTGLSGSGVAFVCTFSEALAEGAIKMGMPSALAHRIAAQTLLGTAKLLQQEGQHPAQLRTDVLTPAGTTIYGLHALEQGGLRAATMSAVEAATCRAKELSRK, via the exons ATGGAGGCTGCTGCAGGGCCGAGCCGCCTGCGCGTGGGTTTCGTGGGCGCGGGCCGCATGGCGGAGGCCATTGCACAGGGCCTCATCCGAGCAG GCAAGGTGGAAGCTAAGCAGGTGCTGGCCAGTGCACCAACAGACAGGAACCTCTGCCACTTCCGG GCTCTGGGTTGCCAGACCACTCACTCCAACCAGGAGGTTCTGCAGAGCTGCTCACTGGTCATCTTCGCCACCAAGCCTCAAGTCCTGCCAGCTGTCCTGAAAGAGGTGGCCCCTGTGGTCACTGCTGAGCATGTCTTGGTTTCTGTGGCTGCTGGGGTCTCCCTGAGCACCCTGGAGGAG CTGCTGCCCCCAAACACACGAGTGCTACGGGTCTCACCCAACCTGCCCTGCATAGTCCAGGAGGGGGCCATGGTGATGGCCCGGGGCCGCCATGCTGGGAGCAACGAGGCCAAACTCTTGCAGAACCTGCTGGAGGCCTGTGGGCAGTGTGAGGAAGTGCCTGAGGCTTATGTGGACATCCACACTGGCCTCAGTGGCAGTGGCGTGGCCTTT GTGTGCACTTTCTCTGAGGCCCTGGCTGAAGGCGCCATCAAGATGGGCATGCCCAGTGCTCTGGCTCACCGCATTGCTGCCCAAACCCTGCTG GGGACAGCCAAGCTGCTGCAGCAGGAGGGACAGCACCCTGCCCAGCTACGGACAGATGTGCTCACACCAGCTGGCACTACCATCTATGGGCTCCATGCCTTGGAGCAAGGTGGGCTGCGAGCAGCTACCATGAGTGCTGTGGAAGCTGCCACCTGCCGGGCCAAGGAGCTCAGCAGGAAGTGA
- the Gfus gene encoding GDP-L-fucose synthase isoform X2: protein MGEPQRSMRILVTGGSGLVGRAIQKVVEDGAALPGEEWVFVSSKDADLTDAAQTQALFQKVQPTHVIHLAAMVGGLFRNIKYNLDFWRRNVHINDNVLHSAFEVGACKVVSCLSTCIFPDKTTYPIDETMIHNGPPHNSNFGYSYAKRMIDVQNRAYFQQHGCTFTAVIPTNVFGPHDNFNIEDGHVLPGLIHKVHLAKSSGSALTVWGTGKPRRQFIYSLDLARLFVWVLREYSEVEPIILSVGEEDEVSIKEAAEAVMEAMGFHGEVTYDTTKSDGQFKKTASNSKLRGYLPDFRFTPFKQAVEETCAWFTDNYEQARK from the exons ATGGGTGAGCCCCAGAGGTCCATGCGGATCCTGGTGACAGGGGGCTCTGGACTGGTGGGCAGAGCCATCCAAAAGGTGGTGGAAGATGGGGCTGCCCTGCCTGGAGAGGAATGGGTGTTTGTCTCCTCCAAAGATGCCGATCTCAC GGACGCAGCCCAGACCCAAGCCCTGTTCCAGAAGGTCCAGCCCACACACGTCATCCATCTTGCTGCAATGGTAGGGGGCCTGTTCCGGAATATCAAATACAATTTGGACTTCTGG AGGAGGAACGTGCACATCAACGACAATGTCCTGCATTCTGCCTTTGAGGTGGGCGCCTGCAAGGTGGTCTCCTGCCTGTCCACCTGTATCTTCCCTGACAAGACCACCTACCCTATTGATGAGACCATG ATCCACAATGGGCCACCCCACAACAGCAATTTTGGGTACTCCTACGCCAAGAGGATGATTGACGTGCAGAACAG GGCCTATTTTCAGCAGCATGGCTGCACGTTCACTGCTGTCATCCCCACCAACGTCTTTGGACCCCACGACAACTTCAACATTGAGGATGGCCACGTGCTGCCCGGCCTCATCCACAAGGTGCACCTGGCAAAGA GCAGCGGCTCCGCCCTGACGGTGTGGGGTACAGGGAAGCCACGGAGGCAGTTCATATACTCACTG GACTTGGCCCGGCTCTTCGTCTGGGTCCTGCGGGAGTACAGTGAGGTGGAACCCATCATCCTCTCAG TGGGTGAGGAAGATGAGGTCTCCATCAAGGAGGCAGCTGAGGCTGTGATGGAGGCCATGGGCTTCCATGGGGAAGTCACT TATGATACAACCAAGTCAGACGGGCAGTTTAAGAAGACAGCCAGCAACAGCAAGCTTCGGGGCTACCTACCTGACTTCCGGTTCACACCTTTCAAGCAGG CTGTAGAGGAGACCTGTGCCTGGTTCACTGACAACTATGAGCAGGCCCGGAAGTAG
- the Gfus gene encoding GDP-L-fucose synthase isoform X1, giving the protein MEGLEWEGLGLTPFGPPGTTNMGEPQRSMRILVTGGSGLVGRAIQKVVEDGAALPGEEWVFVSSKDADLTDAAQTQALFQKVQPTHVIHLAAMVGGLFRNIKYNLDFWRRNVHINDNVLHSAFEVGACKVVSCLSTCIFPDKTTYPIDETMIHNGPPHNSNFGYSYAKRMIDVQNRAYFQQHGCTFTAVIPTNVFGPHDNFNIEDGHVLPGLIHKVHLAKSSGSALTVWGTGKPRRQFIYSLDLARLFVWVLREYSEVEPIILSVGEEDEVSIKEAAEAVMEAMGFHGEVTYDTTKSDGQFKKTASNSKLRGYLPDFRFTPFKQAVEETCAWFTDNYEQARK; this is encoded by the exons ATGGAAGGATTGGAGTGGGAGGGCCTTGGCCTCACCCCATTCGGCCCTCCAGGTACAACCAACATGGGTGAGCCCCAGAGGTCCATGCGGATCCTGGTGACAGGGGGCTCTGGACTGGTGGGCAGAGCCATCCAAAAGGTGGTGGAAGATGGGGCTGCCCTGCCTGGAGAGGAATGGGTGTTTGTCTCCTCCAAAGATGCCGATCTCAC GGACGCAGCCCAGACCCAAGCCCTGTTCCAGAAGGTCCAGCCCACACACGTCATCCATCTTGCTGCAATGGTAGGGGGCCTGTTCCGGAATATCAAATACAATTTGGACTTCTGG AGGAGGAACGTGCACATCAACGACAATGTCCTGCATTCTGCCTTTGAGGTGGGCGCCTGCAAGGTGGTCTCCTGCCTGTCCACCTGTATCTTCCCTGACAAGACCACCTACCCTATTGATGAGACCATG ATCCACAATGGGCCACCCCACAACAGCAATTTTGGGTACTCCTACGCCAAGAGGATGATTGACGTGCAGAACAG GGCCTATTTTCAGCAGCATGGCTGCACGTTCACTGCTGTCATCCCCACCAACGTCTTTGGACCCCACGACAACTTCAACATTGAGGATGGCCACGTGCTGCCCGGCCTCATCCACAAGGTGCACCTGGCAAAGA GCAGCGGCTCCGCCCTGACGGTGTGGGGTACAGGGAAGCCACGGAGGCAGTTCATATACTCACTG GACTTGGCCCGGCTCTTCGTCTGGGTCCTGCGGGAGTACAGTGAGGTGGAACCCATCATCCTCTCAG TGGGTGAGGAAGATGAGGTCTCCATCAAGGAGGCAGCTGAGGCTGTGATGGAGGCCATGGGCTTCCATGGGGAAGTCACT TATGATACAACCAAGTCAGACGGGCAGTTTAAGAAGACAGCCAGCAACAGCAAGCTTCGGGGCTACCTACCTGACTTCCGGTTCACACCTTTCAAGCAGG CTGTAGAGGAGACCTGTGCCTGGTTCACTGACAACTATGAGCAGGCCCGGAAGTAG
- the Gfus gene encoding GDP-L-fucose synthase isoform X3 gives MEGLEWEGLGLTPFGPPGTTNMGEPQRSMRILVTGGSGLVGRAIQKVVEDGAALPGEEWVFVSSKDADLTDAAQTQALFQKVQPTHVIHLAAMVGGLFRNIKYNLDFWRRNVHINDNVLHSAFEVGACKVVSCLSTCIFPDKTTYPIDETMIHNGPPHNSNFGYSYAKRMIDVQNRAYFQQHGCTFTAVIPTNVFGPHDNFNIEDGHVLPGLIHKVHLAKSSGSALTVWGTGKPRRQFIYSLDLARLFVWVLREYSEVEPIILSAGGSLLSLPGSPLPRKAEI, from the exons ATGGAAGGATTGGAGTGGGAGGGCCTTGGCCTCACCCCATTCGGCCCTCCAGGTACAACCAACATGGGTGAGCCCCAGAGGTCCATGCGGATCCTGGTGACAGGGGGCTCTGGACTGGTGGGCAGAGCCATCCAAAAGGTGGTGGAAGATGGGGCTGCCCTGCCTGGAGAGGAATGGGTGTTTGTCTCCTCCAAAGATGCCGATCTCAC GGACGCAGCCCAGACCCAAGCCCTGTTCCAGAAGGTCCAGCCCACACACGTCATCCATCTTGCTGCAATGGTAGGGGGCCTGTTCCGGAATATCAAATACAATTTGGACTTCTGG AGGAGGAACGTGCACATCAACGACAATGTCCTGCATTCTGCCTTTGAGGTGGGCGCCTGCAAGGTGGTCTCCTGCCTGTCCACCTGTATCTTCCCTGACAAGACCACCTACCCTATTGATGAGACCATG ATCCACAATGGGCCACCCCACAACAGCAATTTTGGGTACTCCTACGCCAAGAGGATGATTGACGTGCAGAACAG GGCCTATTTTCAGCAGCATGGCTGCACGTTCACTGCTGTCATCCCCACCAACGTCTTTGGACCCCACGACAACTTCAACATTGAGGATGGCCACGTGCTGCCCGGCCTCATCCACAAGGTGCACCTGGCAAAGA GCAGCGGCTCCGCCCTGACGGTGTGGGGTACAGGGAAGCCACGGAGGCAGTTCATATACTCACTG GACTTGGCCCGGCTCTTCGTCTGGGTCCTGCGGGAGTACAGTGAGGTGGAACCCATCATCCTCTCAG CTGGAGGGAGTCTGCTATCTCTGCCAGGCTCCCCACTTCCCAGAAAGGCAGAGATTTAA